In Candidatus Methylomirabilota bacterium, the genomic window GGCCCGTCCGCACGGGAATGGTGTGGGGCGCCGTGAAGGAGCGCAGGTCGGCATCCATCAGCGGGCCTTCCACGATCCGCCCCGTCAAGGGATTGGGCCGATCGAGCACCATGACCTCGACGCCTCTGCGCGCCGCCTCCTCCATGATGTAGACCAGCGTCGTGAGATAGGTGTAGAAGCGCACGCCCACGTCCTGGATGTCGAAGACGATGACGTCGAGATCGCGGAGCATGGCCGGCGTGGGGCGGCGGTCGCTGCCGTAGAGGCTCCACACCGTCAACCCCGTGGTCGCATGCACGCTATTGGGCACCGTGGCATCCAGCGTGCCGTCCAGCCCGTGCTCGGGGGAAAAGAGCGCGCGCAGCTTGAAGACGCCGGCGGTCGCCATCAAGTCGACGCCACGCCGCCCCTGAGCATCCACGCCGGTCTGGTTGGTGGCGAGCCCCACGGACTTGCCAGCCAGCGGCCCCCAGCCCCCCGCCGCGAGTCGGTCCAGCCCGGTGCGCGTGTGCCCGGTCGGCGCCTCTCCCGTGGCCGCCTGGCCGGGCACGGGCGCGTCGAGGGCTGTGGTCACGGGCTCCCCATCCGGCACGAAGAGCTTGGCGCCGACCACGGCGTGGACACGGCGACGGAGCTCGATGGCTGAGCCCTTACCGGTCGGGTGCACCCGGTTCGAGAGAATGATCACGTAGGTCTTGCTTGGTGGATCCATCCAGATGGACGTGCCCGTAAACCCCGTGTGGCCGACCGAGCCCGTCGGGAAGAACGAGCCCAGGGGACGCGAGAAGCCCGAGGCCATGTCCCAGCCGAGGGCGCGCGTGGCTTCGCCCGCGGCGTTGGGGGCGAACATGGCCTGGACGGATGCGGCGGAAAGGACATGGCGTCCGGCCAGGGTGCCGCCATGGAGAAGCATGCGGCAGAAACGGCCGAGGTCGTCCACCGTGGAGAAGGCGCCCGCATGCCCGGCCACACCTTTGAGCAGGCGAGCGTTCGGATCGTGGACGACGCCGCGGAGCATGGTGCCATTGACCTGCTCGGTGGGCGCGATGCGCGGGCGCCAGGCCGCGGGCGGATCGAACGTGGTATCACGCATGCCGAGCGGCTGGAAGATGCGCTCGCGCGCGAAGCGATCGAGGGGCTTACCGCTCACGCGCCGGACGAGCTCGCCCAGCACGATGAAGCCGGTGTCGCTGTAGCGGAACGGCGTGGTGGGCGAGGGTTCCCAGGCCGTGGCGGCCAGGGCCGCCGCGACCTCGGGGAAACCCTTGGCCACGACATCGCCCGGCGGCACGTCGGGGAACCCGGCCGTGTGCGTGAGCACGCGACGCACGGTGAGCCAGGCGTAGCGGGGCCCCTTGAACTCTTTCAGGTAACGTCCGAGAGGGGCATCGAGATCGACCTTGCCCGCGTCCACGAGCGCCAGGACGGCGGGCGCGGTCACCACGGGCTTGGTCAGGGAAGCGATGTCGAAGATCGTGTCGGGCGTCATGGGCTCGGCGGCGGGGACGAGTGCGCGCGAGCCAAGGGCCTTGCGGTAGAGCACGCGATCGCCCTGGCCGATGAGGATGACGACGCCCGGGGCGTCACCGGCGGCAATCGTGTCACGTACGGCCCGATCGAGATCGGACCAGTCGAGGCTCTGAGGAGTCGCCACCGACGGCCAGAAGAGTACGACGAGCAAAGATACGCCGGCGCGGCGCCACATGGACACTATGATAACGGCCCCGGCGTGGCGTCCGAGGAGAAAATCGGACGGCCGCGTGCTACGATTCGTCCCTGATGCAACGCATATTCGTCACCGGCGCCACCGGCTTCGTGGGCCACGCGGTGGTACGCGCGCTCCTCCAGCACGGCTTTCTTGTTCGCTGCCTCGTCCGCCGAGGCTCGGAGTCTGAGCTGCGCGGATTCGAATCCATCGATCGGGTACCCGGGGACGTGCTCAAGCCCGAGGGTCTCGTCCACGCCGTGGAAGGATGCGCGGCCGTCATCCACCTCGTGGGCATCATCCGCGAGCACCGGGCGCGCGGGATCACCTTCGAGCGCCTCCATCCTCTGGCCACCGCCAACATGCTGGGCGTCGCCCACGAGGCCGGCGTCAAGCGCTACGTGCACATGAGCGCGCTCGGGACCCGGTCCGACGCCCGCTCACGCTATCACCAGACAAAGTGGGAGGCCGAGGAGGTCGTGCGCGCCAGCGCGCTCGAGTGGACCATGTTCCGCCCGTCGCTCATCTACGGCGCGGGCGATGAGTTCGTCTCGATGCTGGCGCGGCTCGTGCGGCGGGCCCCGGTGGTGCCCGTACTGGGCAGCGGGGAGACACGTTTTCAGCCGGTCGCCGTCGAGCATGTCGCCGAGGGTTTTGTCCGGGCCCTCCGGACTCCGGCATCCGTGGGCCAGGTCTACGAGGTGGCGGGGCCCCAGGCCTATCGATTCCTCGACATTCTCGATCTGGTCGGCGCCGCCGTGGGCCGCCGGCGGGTGCGCAAAGTCCACGTGCCGCTGGGGCTGGTGAGGGCGGCCACCCATACCCTCGGCTGGCTCCCATTCTTTCCCGTGACGACCGATCAGCTCATCATGCTCGACGAGGACAATGTCACGGAGCCCATGCGCTTCTACACCGATTTCGGCATTGCCCCCGAATCATTCGTGGTCGGGCTCTCGCGCATGTTTCCCCCGGCGTGAATGGACAATCCCTTTCACACCAAGGGGCTTCGCCACGGGTCGAATGATCCGCGCGGCCTCCTCGAGCGCATCGACGCGCAGCTCGGTGAACGCATCGAGGAAGCCGTCGAGATGGCGGCCCTGGAGCTGCTGGTCGAGCTGCGCAAGCGGCATCATCGGCCGGCGCCCGCCAGCGACAGTCAGGCCGACCGCGATGAGTTCCACGCTTTGACGGGAGACCTGCTCGGCTATCTCCGCGAGGCCTTCGCCACGGAAGTGACCGCCGAGCGCCGCGCCGCCCTGGCGGAGGCGGAGACCTCAGGAAGCGGCGAGCGCGAGCGCGCCCTGCGGGATCAGACCTTCCTCGCCAAACAGCTGCCCGACTACTGGCAGCGCTTCGAGGTCCATCGCGCGGCTCACGCGGAGGCGCGCCTCTCGGCGCCCCCACCACAGCCAGGCTTCCTCAAGCGACTGTTCGGAAGCTAGGCAGCCCGCAAAGTCCCCGACGGCGTTTCGTCCAGCTCGAGCTGAGCGAGAGCCCAGAGATCCTCGCAGGCGCCGAGGGCGCCCTGCCATTCCTCATAGTGGGCGAGCAATGTCCGACGGGCGGCCGTCAGCCTCGCCTCGGCCGCGTCTAATCGCTCGCGCACTTCCGGCAAGTGCCGGGCGGATGCCGTCGCCACACCCGTCCGGGTCGAGGCCCCTAGCCTGTCCAGCAGGCGATTCATCTCGTCTTGGAGCAAACGGTCTAGCGGATTCATGTCATGTCCTCCGTCCCCGATCCCATTTTAGGACGGGCTCCTATACTAAACATCTGAGGAGTATCCTGTCAAGCTCTCGATGCCGCCGCGGAGCATCCTCAAAGCTGTCCCCGGGGTCACTGGGCACTTGACAGACCCAACAGCTGTTGTATGCTGCAACACATGTTGCAGCCATGGTTGCTTCTCCTCCTGAGCCTGCCACCCCAGCCCTCGAGCCTCCGCGTGCGCACCTGGCGCAAGCTTCGCGCCCTCGGGGCCGTCGCCCTCAAGAGCGGCGCGTACCTCCTGCCCTTCTCGCCGGATCGCTACGAGCAGTTTCAGTGGCTCGCGCAGGAGGTTCAAAAGGACAGGGGCGAGGCGACCCTTCTCAAGGTGGACCGAGTAGAGAACGTGAAGGAGGCCGATGTGATCCGCCTCTTCCAGGAAGCGAGAAATGCCGAGTATGCCGCGCTCACCGACCGGTACCGCAAGCTCAGCTCGGCCAAGCGGCCCCGCGCGGCCGAGGACCTGGCGCGGCTCGCCCGCGAGATGGACAGGCTGGGCGAGATCGACTTCTTCGAGGCGCCCGGGCGACAGCAGACCCTCCGAGCCCGCGAGGCGGCCGAGCGCCGTCTGGCCGGACCCGTCAAGCCGGGCCCTCGCCCCGCCGGACGGCTCGACGTCGAGGCGCTGAAGAATCGGCGCTGGGCGACCCGCCCGCGGCCGCACGTGGATCGGATAGCCTCGGCCTGGCTCATCAAGCGCTTTCTCGATCCGGCCGCGGAGTTCGTCTTCGCGGCGCCCGACGAGCTGCCGGCCGATGCCATTCCCTTCGACATGGCGGGGGTCGAGCTCGGCCACCACGGCGATCACTGCACCTTCGAGACCCTCCTGCACCGTTCGGGGCTACGGGACCGCCGCCTCTTCGCGATCGCGGAGATCGTCCACGAGGCCGATCTCCGCGACGGCAAGTTCCAGCGCGACGAAGCGCGCGGCCTCGATCTCGTGCTGCGCGGGCTCCTGGCCGCCATCAAGGACGACCAGGAGGCGCTGGCCCAGGGACTGGTCTTGTTCGATGGCCTCTATTCGACGATTGGAGAACGCCGATGACCGAGACGCGAACCACCTGGGCCTTTGTGGGCAACTTCCTCGATCTGGGCAGTCTCGACTCTGGCGGGCTCACGGCGCTCATGGTGACGGGCCTCGTGCTCCTCGCCGCGGGAATCGTGGCTGCTCAGCCGGCCGGGAGCTGGCTCTTCGGGGCAACGGGACGGGGCACGGCTCAGTGGACTGAAGCGGGGGCGGCCCTGACGTATCGAGGCGGCGCGGCGTATGGCTGGGCCGTGCTTCCCGCCACCTCCCTCCGGGACGGATTCGTGCAGGTTCGTTTCAAGCCGGTCGCCGGCCGAGAGGACCAGGCGGGAGGCGTGGTGTGGCGCTGGCGCGATGCCGACAACTACTCCGTCGCTCGCGCCAATGCCCTGGAAGACAACGTGGTCGCCTACAAGGTCGTGGGCGGGCGCCGCACCGCCCTCGCCCCCGGGGGGACGCCGGCCGGCACGTACGGCGTCAAGACCAAGGTGGCGAGCGGCGCCTGGCACACGCTGCGCGCCGACTTCTCCGGCTCCGAGTTCACGGTGACCTTCGATGGCCAGCGGCTCTTCGCCGTTCGAGATGACACTTTCGCGGAGGCGGGCAAGGTCGGCGTCTGGTCCAAGGCCGACAGCGTGACAGGGTTCGAACGCCCTCAACATGGAGAGAAATCATGAGCGATCATCCCCACATCCTGTTCGTCTGTCTTCACGGCGCGGCCAAGAGCGTGCTGGCCGCGGCCGACTGCGAGCGCCTCGCCGCCTCGCGAGGGCTCCGCGTGACCGCCGACTTCGCGGGCACGGAGCCCGATGCCGACATTGCCCCCAAGGTCGCCGCCGCGCTTGCCGTCGACGGCGTCGACCTCGGCGGCAAGAAACCGCGTCTGGTCACGCGCGAGGATGTCGCCCGCGCGGACCGCGTGGTGGCCTTTGGCTGCGACCTCGGCGCCGCCCTCCCCGCCGGCGTCGCCATCGATCAGTGGGCGGATGTGCCCGCGGTGAGTGACGGCCTGCCCGCCGCCCGGGCCGCGATCCACGCGCATCTCGAGCGGCTGCTCGAGGAATGGGGGCGGCCACGAAGGGGGTGACCCGCGCCGAGGCCCGCGTGGACCGCATCGCCTGTTCCTGGCTCATCAAGCGCTTCATCGACCGAGACGCGGAATTCCCCTATGGCCAGGGTCGGCTCCCGCGTGGGGCATAACGCGCGACTTGTCTTCATCGCCAAGTCCGCCCGGACCTTCTGCTATGGGGCCCTAGGCATCCTCCTGCCCGTCTACCTGACCGAGCTGGGCTTCGACGCCAGGCAGCTCGGCATCGCGGTCACCCTCACCCTGCTCGCCAGCACGGCCATGACCTTCACGGTGCGCTGGCCGGCCGAGCGCTGGGGGCCGCGCGCCACCCTCATGGCCCAGTCCGCGCTCATCGTGGGGTCGGCCATCGTCTTTCTGCTCACGCGGCAGCCCTGGGTGGTGGTAGCGGCGGCCATGGCCGGGAACGTCGCCGTGAGCACGGGCGAGACCGGGCCTTTCCTCTCGCTCGAGCAGGTCATCGTCACTCGGGACGCGGCTCGCGAGCGCCTCAACACCACGCTGAGCTATTACAACCTGACGGGCTATGCGGCGGCCGGCCTGGGAGCCGCCGCCGTCACGCAGCTCGGGGCGTCGCACCGGCCGCTCTTTGCCTTGTTCCTCCTGAGCGGACTCACCCAGCTTGTGGCCTATGGGCTCATGCGGCGTGAGCCCTCACGCCACGCCGCCACCCGGCAGGCCGCGGGAACGCCCTCGCGCCCCCTCGTCCGGCGCCTGGCCGTCATCTTCGCCCTCGACTCCTTCGCGGGCGGCTTCGTCGTCCAGAGCCTCCTCGCCTACTGGTTCTACACACGCTTCGGCCTCGGGCTCGATGCCCTCGGCTGGATCTTCTTCGGCGTGCAGATCCTCTCCGGATTGTCGCTGCTGCTGGCCGCCCGCGTGGCGCCGAAGCTCGGGCTGGTGAACACCATGGTCTTCTCTCACCTGATCTCGAACGTGTTCCTCATCGGCGTGGCCCTCTCTCCCGTGGCCTGGCTCGCCGTCACCTTCCTGCTCGCCCGTCACCTCCTCTCTCAGATGGACGTGCCGACGCGCCAGACCTTTCTCATGCTGGCCGTGCGCGACCATGAGCGTGAGCATGCGGCGTCCATCACCAATATGAGTCGGACGCTGGCGCAGTCGGTGAGCCCCGCCCTCACGGGGCTCGTGATGCAGGGCGTCTGGCTGACCGCGCCTTTCTTCCTCGGCGGAGGTCTCAAGATCGTCTACGATCTCTGGCTCTACGCCACCATCCGCCACGTGAAGACCTCGTAGGGCGCTTCTCGGTACCGCGGCGCCGTAACCCCGGGGCGCGCATAGTATGATCGATAGACATGAAAGCCATGATCGCGACGCAGTGGGGTGAGCCATCCGAGATGCAGTACGCCGAGGTCCCGGACCCGATGCCGGGCCCCGGCCAGGTATTGATCGACGTCAAGGCCATCGGCTGCAACTTCCCCGACATCCTGATCGTCCAGGGCAAGTATCAGATGAAGCCTCCCCTGCCCTTCAGCCCGGGGCACGAGGTCGCCGGCATCGTCCTCGCCGTGGGCGCGGGGGTGACGCGAGTCCATCCAGGTCAGCGGGTCTTCGCCATGATCGATCTGGGCGCGTACGCTGAGCGCGCCGTCTCGGACGACGCGCGGGTCTTCGCCATCCCCGACGGGATGACCTTCGAGGAAGCTGCGGCGTTCGCCCTCGTGAACCAGACGTCGTATTCCGCCCTCGTTCACCGAGCCCAGGTGCAATCCGGTGAATGGCTGCTCGTCCACGCCGCGGCGGGCGGGGTCGGGCTCGCCGCCGTCCAGATCGGCAAGGCGCTCGGGGCGCGCGTAATTGCCACGGCGAGCACGGTCGCCAAGCTCGAGATCGCGAGGCAGTCCGGCGCCGACCTCCTCATCAACTACCAGAGCGAGGATTGGGTCGAGCGGGTGAAGCACGTGACGGACGGGCACGGCGCCGACGTGATCTACGACCCCGTGGGCGGGGACGTCTTCGATGGCTCGAGCAAGTGCATCGCCTTCGAGGGCCGGCTGCTCGTGGTGGGCTTTGCGGGCGGCCGCATCCCGTCCATCGCCGCCAACCGCATTCTCCTCAAGAACATGTCGGTGGTCGGCGTGCACTGGGGCATGTACCAGGGCCTCGGATCGCCGCGGGTCGACGAGTGGATGAGCGCGCTGTTCGCGATGTACGGGAAGGGACAGGTCTGGCCCGTCATCTACAAGACGTATCGTCTCGCCGAGGCGGCCACGGCCCTCCAGGCTATCGCCTCGCGGGCGAGCTACGGCAAGGTCGTGTTGATTCCCTGACGGGGAAGGTAGAGAGACCACTCCCTCTCCCCCGTCGAGGGGGAGAGGGCTGCCGCGCCCTACTTGCCGGTGACGGCCTTGACGGCTTCCTGGGTGACCGCGACCATCCGGTCGAGCTGCTCCTCGGTGATGACGAGGGCCGGCGAGTAGAAGATATTCTCCATACGCGCCCGGGTGATCACGCCGCGCTTGCTCATCTCCTGCATGATCCGCGCCCCGATCTTCTTGTCCGCGTCGAACGGCTTCTTGGTCGCCTTGTCCTCGACGAGCTCGACGGCGGCGATCAGGCCCTTGCCCGAACGGATATCACCCACGTTCGGGTGACCATCGAAGGCCGCGTGCAGCGCCTTGTGCAGGCGCGTGCCCAGGGTGGCCGAGCGCTCCCACAGCCGCTCGCGCTCCATGATCTCGACGTTCTTCAGGCCCACCGCGCAGCAGGTGGGATGCCCGGAATACGTGTACGCGTGCATCCACTTGTCTTCGGGCTTGACGGAGTCCATGGCCTCCTTGATGTCCCTGGAGACCATGATGCCGCCCAGGGGCAGATAGCCCGAGGACACGCCCTTGGCGAAGGACATGATGTCGGGCAGCACGTTCCAGTGCGTCATGGCGAACCAGTGGCCCGTCCGGCAAAAGCCCGTGATGACCTCGTCCGCGATGAAGAGCACCTGATGCTTGTCGCAGACCTTGCGCACGAGCGGGAAGTAGTCGTCGCTCGGGTAGATCACGCCGCCCCCGCCGTGGATGGGCTCGGCGATGAAGGCGGCCACGGTCTCGGGGCCTTCGCTCACAATGGCCTCCTCGAGGAGGCGGGAGGCGGTCTGTCCGGGCGTCTCGCCAGGCTTGGCGCCCTCCTGACGGTACGGGTAGCAGGTGGGGATGTGCACGAAGTTCGGCACGCGCGGCTCGAACATCTTCCAGTACGGGGCCATGCCCGTGGCACTCATGGCCTGCAGCGTCACGCCGTGATACGCATTGACGCGCGCGATGATCTTGACCTTGTCGGGCTTGCCCTTGGCCTTCCAGTAGAAGCGCGCCGTCTTGAAGGCGGACTCGTTGGACTCCGCGCCCCCGCACGTGAAGAAGACCCCCTGCATGTTCTTGTAGGAGAGCGAGATGAGCTTTTCCGCCAGCTCGACGGCCGGGATGTTCGACGACCCCGCGTACGCCGAGAAATAAGCGAGCTCGCCCATCTGCGCCGCCGCGGCCTTGGCCAGCTCCTCGCGCCCGTGGCCGACATTCGTGTTCCAGAGCCCGGCCAGGCCGTCGATGTATTCCCGGCCCTGGATATCCGTGATCATGGCTCCGCGGCCCTTGACGTAGACCATGGGCTCCAGGTGATCGCTGGGATGGTGCAGCGGGTGGATCAGGTGGTCCTGGTCGGACTTGATCAGCTCTGCGGCCTGCACCGGCATCGGTTGCCTCCTCGAGTGGCTCAGCGGTGATGGATGGACCGAGCGGGCGCATGCGCCCGATAGTCACCACCGGGAATCGGAGTGGCCCGGTCGAGCGGTCCGACGTACCAGTACATGCACGCCCGGACCGGCCCGCCGGGAGCCCTCTCTATCCCGGCCTCCTCGCGATGATACTGGCTCCCCTCGGCGGAGTCCAGCACCCTCCAGAAGGCCGGATCGAGGAGTCGATAGATCTCGCCGCGAATCTTTCCTGTCGCGCACTTGAGCGCGGCGGGGTAGCGGCCGAGGTCGAAGAGAAGCCCCGGTGTCGCGGCCTTCCCCAGGTACTCGGCCCGGCCTTCGAGCAGAGGGTGGAGCGGGAAGCCGCGCATGAGAGTGCCGTAGACGAAGAGGAGATGGTCACCGCCCACGGAGCACGGCCTCGAATTCCCGGAGGGCCCGAGCGTAGCGCTCGCCGGCCACCCACATGAAGTCATTGTGATGCGCGCCGGGCACGATCAGGAGACGCTTCGGCTCCAGCGCCGCCTGAAAGAGGCGCTGCCCGTGCCAGAGGGGCACGATCTCGTCGGCTTCACCGTGCATGATCAGCACGGGGCACCGCACATGCCCGATCTTGTCGATGTTCCTGAACTTGTCGAACGGAAAGACGGGCAGGCTGGTCATCACCCGAAACGCCGTGACGAATCCCGACTCCACGATGAGTCCGCCCAGTTGACGACGCGAAGCGAGATCCACCGCCGCTCCCACCCCCACCGAGCGGCCATAGGCGATGATGCGATCCGGCGCGACGGCCAGTTCCCGGGTGAGGTGCTGATAGGCGGCCTCGATGTCACCATAGGCATGCCGCTCGGACGGTCTTCCCTCGCTCGTGCCATAGCCGCGATAGTCATAGACAAGTACCGCGAAGCCGAGCTGTCTCAAGACGGGCACGATGGACCGGACCACCCCCAAGTCCTCGGCGTTCCCGTGGCTGTAGAGGAGCGTGTAGCGGGCCTCGGGATTCGCCGCGTACAGTGCGGCGATGCGCGGGCCATCGGCGGTGGGAATCTTCACGATCTCCGCGGTGTCGCGATAGGTGGGCGGCGGAGGCAGGAAGATCATGCGGTCCGCATAGAGCCAGGCCAGGACCCCGATGGCCGCATAGACGAACGCGATCGAGAGCAGGACGCGGAAGAGCGATAGCTCGGGGATCAGCAGGCGCCGGATCCCCGTCCGACTGAGCATCCGGGGTTAAGGCCGGTGAGCCTCGTCGACCTTCGTCGGCTCCTCACGGGAGCAGGCGGCCGGCCCGCTTCAGCTGGTCTTGATGCCGAAGCGCGGAAGCACCCAGCGCGCCACGACGATCCATGCGGCGGCCGCGACCACCACGGCGACGAGCATCCAGATCGTGTCCATACTAGCCCTCCTTGCCGTCCGGCGCCGCCTGAAGCACCGCTTTCAAGAACTCGGGCTCGGGATAGGCGCCCTCGAACTCGACGCGGTCATTGATGACAACCTTGGGCACGGCCATGACGTGATAGCGCTGCGAAATATCAGGGAACTCATTGGCCTCGATGCACTCCGCGCGAACCCTGTCCGACGCGATCGCCATGTGCTGCGCCAGGCGCACGGCCCGGGGACAATGCGGTCAGGTCGGCGTCGCGAAGACCTTGATGCGGACGTCCCCGGTCAGCCCGGCCAGGGCCTGCTTGGTCTCCTCCGAGAGCTGCGCCTCACCGCGGGAGACGGCGACGATGGAGTCGATGAGATTGGAGAACTCGTAGCCGGCGGGAATGCCGAGGAAACGGATACCGTAGTCCTTGGCGCCCTCCACGGCCACCGCGGGGGTGACCGACACGTCATAGGCGGCCGTCTCGTCGCGCTCGATGTGAGGGTTGAGCACCTTGACGGAGATCTGATCGGAGAGGGCGGCCACTTCCTTGATGAGGGCGACCGTCTCGGCATTGGTTTCCGGGCCGAGCTCGGAGGCGAAGACGGTGAGCCTGACCGGGCCCGTCAGCTTCTCGAACTCGCGCTTGACCGCCTGCTCGTCCTGCGCCGTCAGGAACCCCATGGCGTCAGTATACTCGGAAACTCGAAGGGGGGCTTTGCCCCCCTTCACTATCGGTGCCCCGAAGGCTTACCCCGCACGATCTCGAGCATTTCTCGATATCCGGCGGGATCGATGCGGGCGTCGATGAGCGTGGGGCCGGCGGTCGCCAGCGAGGCCGCGAGGGCGGCGGCGAAGCCGGGCTCGTCCGTGACTGTCCGCGCGGGCATGCCGAAGGCGCGGGCGAGCTCGGCCGGGTCTGGTCCCGCGTAACGCATCGAGATGCCCTCGTAACCCTTCTGCTCCTGCTTGATGGCAATCAGGGACAGGGCGGCGTCATTGAAGACGATCACAGTGATGGGGAGCTGGAGCCGGGCCGCCGTCTCCAGCTCGGCCGCCACCATCATGAAGCCGCCGTCGCCCGTCAAGCAGAGCACGCGCCGCTCGGGACACGCGAGCTGGGCGGCAATGGCTGCGGGCAGCGCGAAGCCCATGGTGGCGAGGCCATTGGAGATCAGGAACTCGCCCGGCTCCACGGCGTGCCAGTACTCGGCGGCGGGAAACATGTGGGCGCCCGCGTCCACCGTGGCGATGGTCCCGGCCGGGGTCATCTCGCGCGCGACCTGACAGATCCGATGCGGGGCCAGGCCGGGCACCCTGATCTCCAGAGCGCGCTGTCGCTCGCGCCGCAGCCGCTCGATCTCCACCACGTCCCAGTCGGCGTGGTGCTGCTGGAGCCGCGGCGCGAGCTCTTCCAGGATGGCGCCGAGCTCGCCGACGACCTCGTGGGCGGACGTGAAGTAGCCCCGGCTCGGCGCCCGGACGAGGCTCAGCACCGGCGCCGTATAGCTCCAGCGCCGGGGAATGAGCTCGACGGCATCGAGGCCGAAGGTGATGATGAGGTCGGCGCGGCCGACCACAGGCTCTTCGAGAACCCCGTTCGTGAAGACGCCGAGAGCAAGGGGATGTGGACCAGGAACGGCGCCCTTGGCCTTGTACGTCGTCAGCACGGGCGCGGGTAGGGCCTCCACGAAGGCCCGCAGCCACTTGCTGTCCTCTCCCCGGCACTGGAGGCCCGCGAGAACGACGGGCCGCTTGGCTCGCCTGATCATGTCCGCCGCGTGGTCGAGATCGGCCACGCTGGCCGGTGACGGGGCGCCGGGCGTCGGTCCGGAGGCCGTCTGCGTCGAAGGCTGGCTCGCGATGTCGGCGGGCAGATCGAGATGCACCGGTCCGCGCGGCTCTGCGAGCGCCAGCTGCGCCGCGCGAGCGACCTGATCCCCCGCCGACCCCGCCGTCACCGTGAAACTGTCCTTCACGGTGGCGCCAAGGAGTGCCGAATGGTCCAAGGATTGGTGAGTGGCGAAGGCGAGCACTCCCGCCGGGTGCCGGTCGGATAGATAGATGAGCGGGCTCCGGTCGAGGAAGGCGTGGGCTAGCCCATGGGCGCTTGCCGTCACTCCCGGGCCCAGTGTCGAGAGGACAGCGCCCGGGATGCCCGTGAGCTCGCCCGTGACCGCGGCCATGATGCAGGCCGCTGATTCCTGGTGACACAGGATGAAAGGCAAGTCCTGCGCGCGAGCGGCCTCGAGCAGCTCGAGATTGGAGCCGCCGCCGGGTACCCCGAAGAGACGCGGCACGCCAGCCT contains:
- a CDS encoding thiamine pyrophosphate-binding protein, producing MPTVADVLIEGLRQAGVPRLFGVPGGGSNLELLEAARAQDLPFILCHQESAACIMAAVTGELTGIPGAVLSTLGPGVTASAHGLAHAFLDRSPLIYLSDRHPAGVLAFATHQSLDHSALLGATVKDSFTVTAGSAGDQVARAAQLALAEPRGPVHLDLPADIASQPSTQTASGPTPGAPSPASVADLDHAADMIRRAKRPVVLAGLQCRGEDSKWLRAFVEALPAPVLTTYKAKGAVPGPHPLALGVFTNGVLEEPVVGRADLIITFGLDAVELIPRRWSYTAPVLSLVRAPSRGYFTSAHEVVGELGAILEELAPRLQQHHADWDVVEIERLRRERQRALEIRVPGLAPHRICQVAREMTPAGTIATVDAGAHMFPAAEYWHAVEPGEFLISNGLATMGFALPAAIAAQLACPERRVLCLTGDGGFMMVAAELETAARLQLPITVIVFNDAALSLIAIKQEQKGYEGISMRYAGPDPAELARAFGMPARTVTDEPGFAAALAASLATAGPTLIDARIDPAGYREMLEIVRGKPSGHR
- a CDS encoding gamma-glutamylcyclotransferase family protein — protein: MGGDHLLFVYGTLMRGFPLHPLLEGRAEYLGKAATPGLLFDLGRYPAALKCATGKIRGEIYRLLDPAFWRVLDSAEGSQYHREEAGIERAPGGPVRACMYWYVGPLDRATPIPGGDYRAHAPARSIHHR
- a CDS encoding alpha/beta hydrolase, which encodes MLSRTGIRRLLIPELSLFRVLLSIAFVYAAIGVLAWLYADRMIFLPPPPTYRDTAEIVKIPTADGPRIAALYAANPEARYTLLYSHGNAEDLGVVRSIVPVLRQLGFAVLVYDYRGYGTSEGRPSERHAYGDIEAAYQHLTRELAVAPDRIIAYGRSVGVGAAVDLASRRQLGGLIVESGFVTAFRVMTSLPVFPFDKFRNIDKIGHVRCPVLIMHGEADEIVPLWHGQRLFQAALEPKRLLIVPGAHHNDFMWVAGERYARALREFEAVLRGR